The Pungitius pungitius chromosome 10, fPunPun2.1, whole genome shotgun sequence genome has a window encoding:
- the LOC119228431 gene encoding aryl hydrocarbon receptor-like, with the protein MLGNPGSYANKKRKKPVLKQKKVSESNDVVKSNPSKRHRDRLNGELDRLTDLLPFLGDVRSRLDKLSVLRLSVGYLRVKGYFKATMSPSSSAMFSGVSNRDSVDTNGLSEGELLLQALNGFVMVVTSDGLVFYVSSTVKDYLGFHQSDVVHQSVFELIHTDDRALFRQQLHFALNPPSAAAGGDVSQSAGSAVVYSPEQLPPENSSFLERSFVCRFRCLLDNSSGFLALKFQGRLKYLHGQKVSNGNGIKPQLALFSVAVPVQPPTIVEIRAKLLLFQTKHKLDFTPLGVDSRGKIILGYSEIELCMKGSGYQFIHAADMMHCADNHLRMIKTGESGLTVFRLLTKSGGWMWVKSNAKLIFKGGRPEFIIAYQRALVNAEGEEFLRQRTLQLPFSFTTGEGVLYNTDPPVDVAHLQFNQMFTDVNEMKKDVTPGSLLDCFLSQDQTLYMQTPDTPLPVDQVYMDSEALVTVGNSNLVTVKDEAKQSVLDNLEKMLEDGDFCSTLQNLDVSDVQLMEWENVLKRCSQDGEQQSSVKSELDSVLTDDIFDFIDTVVFKDKDNGLPDSSPSCLTAASSHQQNPFTQAGLTEPRLFEAPRPDRIYSPTNGLCARQQEAMSGPPTAQSAQMFTQKLSHLSPLVTQADPDLPAAQLQLQDIFSPSIELPELTVPAPPASRPPCGRLPVQTQSARHLPCPPNTFAVPAMAPNRHLLQGAARQPASAAPGVMDMVPHLIPCEAFNPIGAPNIHVPFAAARQQGSTSFEPQQVRQSRQQTAPHGGIVHNGHGQNPESLAPPPGLWPGGVAGQSHGQLACGQAAAHSSCMFDQHFSTGPAGGDVLALSGSLGTRGAEASLDVGPPQGSCYYQWSRGDSVVGPSAISQQKPSLGLPNMPSSEPIQHFLVDRVSAELNGVFAPPARDVAMYPRE; encoded by the exons ATGTTGGGAAACCCGGGATCGTATGCTaacaagaagaggaagaagcctGTTCTCAAACA aaaaaaggtTTCGGAAAGCAATGACGTGGTCAAATCGAACCCTTCAAAGCGCCACCGCGATCGCCTGAATGGCGAGCTGGACCGGCTCACCGACCTCCTGCCCTTCCTGGGGGACGTTCGTTCCCGCCTGGACAAGCTGTCGGTGCTCCGCCTGAGCGTGGGTTACCTGAGGGTCAAGGGCTACTTCAAAG cgACCATGAGTCCCAGCAGCAGTGCCATGTTCTCCGGAGTGTCCAACAGGGACAGCGTGGACACAAACGGCTTGTCCGAGGGGGAACTACTGCTCCAG GCGTTGAACGGGTTCGTGATGGTGGTCACGTCGGACGGTTTGGTGTTCTACGTCTCCTCCACCGTCAAGGACTACCTGGGCTTCCATCAG TCGGATGTGGTTCATCAGAGCGTGTTCGAGCTCATCCACACCGACGACCGGGCCCTGTTCAGGCAGCAGCTTCACTTCGCTCTGAACCCCCCGTCTGCTGCCGCGGGCGGAGACG TGTCGCAGAGCGCCGGCAGCGCGGTGGTGTACAGCCCCGAGCAGCTCCCCCCGGAGAACTCGTCCTTCCTGGAGAGGAGCTTCGTGTGTCGCTTCCGCTGCCTGCTGGACAACTCCTCCGGCTTCCTG GCTCTGAAGTTCCAGGGGCGACTGAAGTACCTGCACGGCCAGAAGGTTTCCAACGGAAACGGGATCAAACCTCAGCTGGCGCTCTTCAGCGTCGCTGTGCCCGTCCAGCCTCCAACCATCGTGGAGATTCGCGCCAAACTGCTCCTCTTTCAGACCAAGCACAAGCTGGACTTCACTCCCTTGGGGGTCGATAGCAG GGGGAAGATCATTCTGGGCTATTCGGAGATTGAACTGTGTATGAAAGGCTCCGGATACCAGTTCATCCACGCAGCCGACATGATGCACTGCGCCGACAACCACCTCCGCA TGATTAAAACAGGAGAGAGCGGTCTGACTGTGTTCAGGCTCCTGACTAAGTCGGGGGGTTGGATGTGGGTGAAGTCCAACGCCAAGCTGATCTTCAAAGGAGGAAGACCTGAATTCATCATTGCATATCAGAGGGCTTTAGT CAACGCAGAGGGCGAGGAGTTTCTGCGTCAAAGGACGCTGCAGCTTCCCTTCAGCTTCACCACGGGAGAGGGCGTCCTCTACAACACCGACCCCCCGGTGGACGTCGCGCACCTCCAGTTCAACCAAATGTTCACCGACGTGAACGAGATGAAGAAGGACGTGACCCCCGGCTCGTTGCTGGACTGCTTCCTGAGTCAGGATCAGACGCTCTACATGCAAACGCCGGACACCCCTCTTCCCGTGGACCAGGTGTACATGGACAGCGAGGCGCTGGTCACTGTGGGCAACAGCAACCTCGTCACCGTGAAGGACGAGGCCAAACAGTCCGTGCTCGACAACCTGGAGAAAATGCTGGAAGACGGCGACTTTTGCAGCACTTTGCAGAATCTGGACGTCAGCGACGTGCAGCTGATGGAGTGGGAGAATGTCCTCAAGAGATGCAGTCAGGAcggagagcagcagagcagcgtCAAGTCCGAGCTGGACAGCGTCCTCACCGACGACATCTTCGACTTCATCGATACCGTTGTGTTCAAGGACAAAGACAATGGTCTCCCCGACAGCTCTCCCAGCTGCCTCACGGCGGCCAGCAGCCACCAGCAGAACCCCTTCACGCAGGCCGGGCTCACAGAACCTCGGCTGTTTGAGGCGCCACGCCCCGATCGGATTTACTCCCCAACGAATGGTCTCTGCGCTCGCCAGCAGGAGGCGATGAGCGGCCCTCCGACGGCACAGTCCGCTCAGATGTTCACCCAGAAACTCTCCCACCTCAGCCCCCTGGTTACTCAGGCCGACCCCGACCTGCCTGCTGCtcagctgcagctccaggaCATCTTCAGCCCGTCCATAGAGCTCCCGGAGCTCAccgtccccgcccccccggcctcTCGCCCCCCCTGTGGGCGGCTCCCGGTGCAGACCCAGTCCGCCCGTCACCTGCCGTGTCCCCCAAACACTTTTGCCGTTCCTGCGATGGCACCGAACCGGCACCTGTTGCAGGGCGCAGCCCGGCAGCCCGCCAGCGCCGCGCCGGGGGTCATGGACATGGTGCCCCACCTGATTCCTTGCGAGGCCTTCAATCCCATCGGTGCACCCAATATTCACGTTCCCTTTGCCGCGGCGCGTCAGCAAGGAAGCACTTCCTTCGAACCGCAGCAGGTCCGGCAGAGCCGGCAGCAGACGGCGCCCCACGGCGGCATCGTGCACAACGGACACGGCCAGAATCCCGAGAGCCTAGCGCCCCCCCCTGGCCTGTGGCCCGGCGGCGTGGCGGGACAGAGCCACGGCCAGCTGGCGTGCGGCCAGGCGGCCGCTCACAGCAGCTGCATGTTCGACCAGCACTTTTCCACCGGTCCAGCGGGAGGCGACGTCCTGGCTCTGTCCGGTTCTTTGGGCACGAGGGGGGCCGAGGCGTCCCTGGATGTGGGTCCTCCTCAAGGGTCCTGCTACTACCAGTGGAGCCGTGGTGACTCTGTGGTGGGCCCGTCCGCCATCAGCCAGCAGAAGCCCAGCCTCGGTCTGCCCAACATGCCTTCATCAGAGCCCATTCAGCACTTCCTG GTTGACAGAGTCTCTGCTGAACTCAACGGGGTGTTTGCCCCCCCCGCTCGGGACGTAGCCATGTACCCGAGGGAGTAG